The Arachis hypogaea cultivar Tifrunner chromosome 19, arahy.Tifrunner.gnm2.J5K5, whole genome shotgun sequence genome has a window encoding:
- the LOC112777884 gene encoding uncharacterized protein — translation MWNCRGLGKPLTVHNIKGIVKSHSPEVLFLCETKNNTSHVERVIKDVGFSNLFCLDPIGHAGGLMVAWKEETKVQIKAFESFLVHFAWEDSQNAKTWEVFAVHLHTDETIREAQFGQLLQIMDTSGEHRLVVGDFNAIKAHHEKEGGRMKSASSIQKFNDFIKKAELVDMGYEGKKFTWSNRQFGGNFIQERLDRALVSTEWRAEYPNGFVSHLDGTGSDHCPLLLNSEKEERRSRRRFRFQERWCDKEEVSNIVKHAWDLEVVGSSMFKLATKLKHCRHKLYEWQKSADSNSKQQIRRVQGKLEEEKEKGAAADGVNPRIFRK, via the coding sequence TGGGGAAACCCCTTACAGTTCACAACATTAAAGGGATTGTTAAATCCCATTCCCCCGAGGTATTGTTTCTCTGTGAAACCAAAAACAATACCTCGCATGTGGAGAGGGTGATTAAGGATGTTGGTTTCTCGAATTTGTTTTGCTTGGACCCGATTGGACATGCAGGAGGGTTAATGGTTGCTTGGAAGGAGGAAACGAAGGTGCAAATCAAAGCTTTTGAATCTTTTCTAGTGCACTTTGCATGGGAGGATAGTCAAAATGCAAAGACATGGGAAGTTTTTGCTGTGCATCTCCACACAGATGAAACAATTAGAGAAGCGCAGTTCGGACAGCTACTTCAGATTATGGATACTTCGGGAGAGCATCGATTGGTGGTAGGAGACTTCAATGCTATAAAGGCCCACCATGAGAAGGAGGGAGGGAGGATGAAATCAGCATCATCCATTCAGAAATTCAATGATTTTATTAAGAAAGCTGAATTGGTGGATATGGGATATGAAGGCAAGAAGTTCACATGGAGTAATAGGCAGTTCGGAGgtaattttattcaagaaagaCTAGACAGAGCACTTGTGTCGACGGAATGGAGAGCAGAATATCCAAACGGTTTCGTGTCTCATTTGGATGGTACAGGATCTGATCACTGCCCCTTGCTCCTTAattcagaaaaggaagaaagaaggtcAAGAAGAAGATTCAGGTTCCAAGAGCGTTGGTGCGATAAAGAAGAGGTATCAAATATTGTTAAACATGCTTGGGACTTGGAAGTAGTGGGCTCATCCATGTTCAAATTGGCTACAAAACTAAAACATTGCAGGCATAAACTGTATGAATGGCAAAAATCAgcagattcaaattcaaaacagcaGATCCGAAGAGTGCAGGGGaaattggaagaagaaaaagaaaaaggagcagCTGCAGATGGTGTAAACCCCcggatttttagaaaataa